A window of the Chroogloeocystis siderophila 5.2 s.c.1 genome harbors these coding sequences:
- a CDS encoding RidA family protein, giving the protein MTRKVIRTNSAPAPVGPYNQAIAASGQMIFVAGQIPLDASSGIIGEDVAQQTTQVMANVKAILEAAGATFQDVVKTTVFLSDMNNFAAMNAVYSQYFDESTAPARACVEVSRLPKDVLVEIECIAVIAN; this is encoded by the coding sequence ATGACGCGAAAAGTTATTCGTACAAACTCTGCGCCTGCGCCCGTAGGACCCTATAATCAAGCGATCGCAGCAAGTGGTCAAATGATTTTTGTCGCTGGTCAAATTCCCCTCGATGCGTCAAGTGGGATCATTGGTGAAGATGTCGCACAACAAACTACACAAGTTATGGCAAATGTCAAGGCAATTTTAGAAGCTGCTGGCGCAACATTTCAAGATGTCGTAAAAACGACTGTATTTTTATCAGATATGAATAATTTTGCGGCAATGAATGCAGTGTATAGTCAATATTTTGACGAATCTACAGCGCCTGCGCGAGCGTGTGTCGAGGTGTCGCGTTTACCGAAAGATGTATTGGTAGAAATTGAGTGTATTGCGGTGATTGCAAATTGA
- a CDS encoding helix-turn-helix domain-containing protein yields the protein MIKWCRKQKVKIEPSLEQQSAEKLLEIGAQLRQARQVQALSLERVALRTMIPRHLLKAIEAGNREELPEPIYIQSYIKQYADALGLDGTELARNFPIEDRRILLKPTQRILPAAQLRPIHLYLLYLFVVFWAVNALSYTLSRNQLQESSFQRVQQLLPTQTRSQQSDIQSVSTANQDSKPVRISVTLKAQSWLRVTADGQTTFEGTLPQGTQRTWEAEEELTLKTENAGGVLVQFNQEKAKQIGNPGQMQEVTFAANQRL from the coding sequence ATGATCAAGTGGTGTAGGAAGCAGAAAGTTAAAATTGAACCGTCGCTAGAACAACAAAGCGCCGAGAAGTTGTTAGAAATAGGTGCGCAATTACGTCAAGCGCGCCAAGTTCAAGCTTTATCCTTAGAAAGAGTCGCGTTGAGAACAATGATTCCACGACATTTACTCAAGGCAATCGAAGCAGGAAATAGAGAAGAACTCCCCGAACCAATTTATATTCAAAGTTATATTAAGCAATACGCTGATGCTCTTGGTTTAGATGGAACTGAGTTGGCTCGCAACTTCCCTATAGAAGATCGGCGAATATTGCTTAAACCTACGCAGCGAATCTTACCCGCAGCACAATTACGACCGATTCATCTTTATTTGTTATATTTATTTGTTGTTTTTTGGGCTGTTAATGCTTTATCGTACACTTTGAGTCGTAATCAACTGCAAGAAAGTAGTTTTCAACGCGTACAGCAGTTACTACCTACACAAACGCGATCGCAACAATCAGATATCCAATCTGTTAGTACTGCGAATCAAGATAGCAAACCAGTCAGAATTAGCGTAACGCTCAAAGCTCAATCATGGCTAAGGGTTACGGCTGATGGTCAAACAACGTTTGAAGGAACTCTTCCCCAAGGAACCCAACGCACTTGGGAAGCTGAGGAAGAACTCACCCTCAAAACAGAAAATGCTGGCGGCGTTTTAGTGCAGTTTAATCAAGAAAAAGCTAAACAAATTGGCAATCCAGGTCAAATGCAGGAAGTCACTTTTGCAGCAAATCAGCGACTCTGA
- a CDS encoding sulfotransferase domain-containing protein — protein MNAHGSFLTPVSDSLSKMKRLFYGKYYDHPYLFPRVTNEETYLISFPRSGNTWLRRLLTALICKEEAVWQLMESIVPDIHIYKPENKKKPNIKPLIVKSHTPFVDIPAKVVYVVRDGRDALLSYYFLLLKEGKIKPDISVLDIYFDNNVWPCSWHTHVAGWLDGLEKRNPESYKIIYYEDLKKSTAEQLFLVAKFIGLPVTLSDAEQAVALHPVRNQSKSNEISSNQENSGSVVKNSKTKWQDILVGEDLVRYEAIAGTELQRLGYPLMSDK, from the coding sequence ATGAACGCACACGGCTCTTTCTTAACGCCTGTCAGCGACTCACTGAGTAAGATGAAGCGTTTATTCTATGGGAAATACTACGATCATCCCTATCTTTTTCCACGAGTAACGAATGAGGAAACTTATTTAATATCTTTTCCCCGATCTGGAAATACTTGGCTAAGACGCTTGCTCACTGCGCTGATCTGCAAGGAAGAAGCTGTTTGGCAGCTGATGGAGAGTATAGTTCCCGATATTCATATATATAAACCAGAGAATAAAAAAAAGCCAAATATAAAACCACTTATTGTAAAGAGCCATACTCCTTTTGTAGATATACCTGCAAAAGTAGTCTATGTCGTTAGAGATGGTAGAGACGCACTTTTATCATATTATTTTCTGCTTTTAAAAGAAGGAAAAATAAAACCAGATATATCGGTACTTGATATCTACTTTGATAATAATGTTTGGCCTTGTTCATGGCACACACACGTTGCAGGTTGGCTAGATGGGTTGGAAAAGCGAAACCCAGAGAGTTACAAAATTATTTATTATGAGGATTTGAAAAAATCGACGGCTGAGCAACTGTTTTTAGTAGCCAAGTTTATTGGTTTACCTGTTACATTGAGTGATGCAGAACAAGCTGTAGCATTACATCCTGTTAGAAATCAATCTAAATCGAATGAAATTAGCAGTAATCAAGAGAATAGTGGTTCTGTCGTTAAAAACAGTAAGACTAAATGGCAAGATATTCTTGTGGGAGAAGATTTAGTAAGGTACGAAGCGATCGCTGGTACAGAACTACAACGTCTTGGCTATCCGTTAATGAGTGATAAATGA
- the malQ gene encoding 4-alpha-glucanotransferase yields MPFPRASGILLHPTSFPSKFGIGDLGESAYSFIDFLVQSAQQLWQVLPLGPTGYGNSPYASYSAMAGNPLLISPESLEKQGLLTAEDFVNLPEFPRNKVDFDQVVPIKLPLLKKACENFRAKATPQQQQEFAQFCTAKAYWLDDYALFMALKDTNEGVSWYQWETEIARRHPEALTRSQQQLEAEIFYHKFVQFEFFRQWNELKHYANQQGIVIIGDIPIYVAHDSADVWANPEIFCLDEETGEVALMAGVPPDYFSETGQLWGNPVYNWEKLQQLNFKWWVQRFQAILDYVDIIRIDHFRGFQAYWAVEQGETTAINGEWIEAPGEALFQAINEQLGKLPVLAEDLGVITPEVEALRDRFEFPGMKILQFAFGSDAANPFLPFNFPRNCVVYTGTHDNDTTVGWFNSASEYEKERLQRYLGCLSSDGIHWDLIRLALSSVANQALIPLQDLLGLPTEARMNYPSKPEGNWEWRYPSDDLTSELRDRLKSLTELYGRAPMKRK; encoded by the coding sequence ATGCCTTTTCCCAGAGCTAGTGGCATTCTGCTACATCCCACCTCCTTCCCAAGTAAATTTGGCATCGGCGATCTTGGCGAATCCGCTTATTCCTTTATTGATTTTTTAGTACAAAGCGCTCAACAGTTGTGGCAGGTTTTACCACTAGGACCTACAGGTTATGGTAACTCTCCTTACGCCTCATACTCGGCAATGGCGGGTAATCCTCTGTTGATTAGCCCAGAAAGCTTAGAAAAACAAGGGTTGTTGACAGCCGAGGACTTCGTTAATTTACCAGAGTTTCCGCGCAACAAAGTTGATTTTGACCAAGTTGTACCAATTAAGCTTCCTTTACTCAAGAAAGCTTGCGAAAATTTTAGGGCAAAAGCAACACCGCAACAACAGCAAGAATTCGCGCAATTCTGTACAGCCAAAGCTTATTGGTTAGATGATTATGCGTTGTTCATGGCGCTGAAAGATACGAATGAAGGTGTCAGTTGGTATCAGTGGGAAACAGAAATTGCGCGTCGTCATCCAGAGGCTTTAACGCGATCGCAGCAACAGCTAGAAGCAGAAATTTTCTACCACAAATTTGTACAGTTTGAGTTTTTCCGCCAGTGGAATGAACTCAAACACTACGCAAATCAGCAGGGTATCGTCATTATTGGTGATATCCCGATTTATGTAGCGCATGATAGTGCTGATGTCTGGGCAAATCCAGAGATTTTTTGTTTGGACGAAGAAACAGGCGAAGTCGCCTTAATGGCGGGAGTTCCCCCAGATTACTTTAGTGAAACAGGTCAATTGTGGGGCAATCCTGTATACAACTGGGAGAAGTTACAGCAACTCAATTTTAAGTGGTGGGTGCAACGGTTTCAAGCGATCCTTGATTACGTTGATATTATTCGGATTGACCATTTTCGGGGGTTTCAAGCTTACTGGGCGGTAGAACAAGGAGAAACGACTGCGATAAATGGCGAGTGGATTGAAGCCCCAGGCGAAGCGTTATTTCAAGCTATTAATGAACAGTTGGGTAAGCTTCCGGTGTTAGCCGAAGATTTAGGCGTGATTACGCCCGAAGTTGAGGCGCTGCGCGATCGCTTTGAATTTCCTGGAATGAAGATTTTGCAGTTTGCCTTTGGTTCCGATGCCGCTAATCCTTTTTTACCATTCAACTTTCCACGTAACTGCGTCGTATACACAGGAACGCACGATAATGATACAACAGTAGGTTGGTTTAACAGTGCTTCTGAGTACGAAAAAGAAAGATTACAGCGTTACTTGGGTTGTTTAAGTTCTGATGGTATTCACTGGGATCTGATTCGCTTAGCATTAAGTTCGGTAGCAAATCAAGCGCTGATTCCACTCCAGGATTTATTGGGCTTACCGACAGAAGCACGCATGAATTATCCCAGTAAACCCGAAGGTAACTGGGAATGGCGCTATCCTTCAGACGATCTCACTTCTGAGTTGCGCGATCGCCTCAAATCTTTGACAGAATTATACGGTCGCGCTCCTATGAAGAGGAAGTAG
- a CDS encoding pseudouridine synthase has translation MEERIQKILSQWGVASRRQAEEMIRLGRVRCNGKVIELGQKADPQVDAITVDGKLLQLRSRPQPVYLLLNKPAGVISTRHDPQGRRTVMDLLSPELRVGQGIHPVGRLDADSTGALLLTNDGHLTLALTHPRHSITKTYQVWVEGHPPPAVLQQWRRGVILDNRKTRPARVSIVDQNHTHTCLEVILQEGRNRQIRRIAQQLGYPVHQLQRTAIGLIRLQPPPLPEGCYRPLQDFELRFLRDQTDRVRIQESSAIKE, from the coding sequence GTGGGGTGTTGCGTCACGGCGACAAGCAGAAGAGATGATTCGGCTGGGAAGGGTGCGGTGCAATGGAAAAGTCATTGAGTTAGGACAGAAAGCCGATCCCCAAGTTGATGCCATTACAGTTGACGGTAAACTGCTTCAACTGCGATCGCGTCCGCAACCAGTTTATCTCTTACTCAACAAACCAGCTGGAGTTATATCTACTCGTCACGATCCCCAAGGACGCCGCACTGTTATGGATCTCCTGTCGCCAGAATTACGTGTCGGTCAAGGCATTCATCCTGTTGGACGCCTAGATGCAGATTCTACAGGAGCGTTACTGCTGACTAACGATGGCCACCTAACACTCGCACTAACACACCCTAGGCACAGTATTACAAAAACTTATCAGGTGTGGGTAGAAGGTCATCCACCACCAGCGGTATTACAACAATGGCGTCGTGGTGTGATTTTGGATAACCGTAAAACTCGACCTGCGCGTGTCAGCATAGTCGATCAAAATCACACTCATACTTGCTTAGAGGTGATTTTACAAGAGGGGAGGAATCGACAAATACGACGTATTGCTCAGCAATTAGGGTATCCCGTACATCAGTTACAGCGTACGGCGATTGGCTTGATTCGATTACAACCGCCGCCTTTACCTGAGGGCTGCTATCGTCCGTTACAAGATTTTGAACTACGTTTTTTACGCGATCAAACAGACCGCGTACGTATTCAGGAATCAAGTGCAATCAAGGAGTGA
- a CDS encoding NUDIX domain-containing protein codes for MNYRNPVPTVDIIIELIDRPHRPIILIERDNPPLGWAIPGGFVDYGESVESAAQREAKEEIGLQVELIEQFQVYSDPQRDPRQHTLSVVFLATATGEPQAGDDAKNLGIFESWRIPTNLCFDHDRILRDYWHYRHYGIRPRLS; via the coding sequence ATGAACTACCGAAATCCTGTTCCTACAGTTGATATCATTATCGAGTTAATCGATAGACCGCATCGACCTATTATCTTAATTGAACGCGATAACCCGCCTTTAGGATGGGCAATTCCTGGTGGTTTTGTTGACTATGGCGAATCTGTAGAATCAGCCGCCCAACGCGAAGCGAAAGAAGAAATAGGCTTGCAAGTGGAACTGATAGAACAATTTCAGGTGTATTCTGACCCACAGCGCGATCCACGCCAGCACACGTTGAGTGTGGTTTTTTTAGCAACCGCAACAGGCGAACCACAAGCTGGAGATGATGCGAAAAACTTGGGAATTTTTGAATCGTGGCGCATTCCTACAAATCTTTGCTTCGATCACGATCGCATTTTGCGCGATTATTGGCATTATCGCCATTACGGTATCCGACCTCGTTTGTCTTAA
- a CDS encoding sulfotransferase domain-containing protein yields the protein MYLRQTIKTLLPNKIAKEIKENYKKNKVYSNEIKLLKGREISTSNQTSVLFFTTRKCASTYMNNCIRYLNEKYLHLMSVNLASYVWHYLNQEVYKVLEEKQAVAFRHNGILYSPLRQYVPINNLEKYCIVLMLRDPRDVIVSNYYSINYSHTLPINENQQKEFLQYRQRVQQQTVDEYVRERAERFHKIYSEYCHFLIKDRNIKWLRYEDFIQDFDLWVKQLGECFNIDIEEKDINALFELKGGNKKVEENKLNHIRKALPGDHKEKLKTETQDFLNKKFKDILLTLNYE from the coding sequence ATGTACTTACGGCAAACGATTAAAACGCTATTACCTAACAAGATAGCAAAAGAAATCAAAGAAAACTACAAAAAAAATAAAGTATATAGTAATGAAATTAAGTTACTAAAAGGTAGGGAAATATCAACGAGTAACCAAACTAGTGTGTTATTTTTCACTACACGAAAATGCGCATCCACTTACATGAATAACTGCATAAGATATTTGAATGAAAAATACCTTCATTTAATGTCAGTAAATTTGGCTAGCTATGTTTGGCACTATTTGAATCAAGAAGTATATAAAGTACTAGAAGAAAAGCAAGCTGTAGCTTTTCGTCATAATGGAATTTTATATAGTCCACTACGGCAGTATGTTCCAATCAATAACTTGGAGAAATATTGCATTGTTTTAATGCTGAGAGATCCTCGAGACGTCATTGTCTCAAACTACTACTCTATAAACTATAGTCATACTTTACCTATTAATGAAAATCAACAGAAAGAATTTTTACAGTATCGGCAGAGAGTTCAACAGCAAACAGTAGATGAATACGTGCGCGAGAGAGCAGAGCGTTTTCATAAAATATATAGTGAATATTGTCATTTTCTGATTAAGGATAGAAACATTAAGTGGTTGCGATATGAAGACTTTATTCAGGATTTTGATTTATGGGTTAAACAATTAGGAGAATGCTTTAATATCGATATTGAAGAAAAAGATATTAATGCTTTATTTGAACTTAAGGGTGGAAATAAAAAAGTAGAAGAAAATAAGCTAAATCATATTAGAAAAGCGCTTCCAGGTGACCACAAAGAGAAGTTGAAAACAGAAACTCAAGATTTTCTTAATAAAAAATTCAAAGATATACTTTTAACATTAAACTACGAATAA